A window of the Brassica napus cultivar Da-Ae chromosome C5, Da-Ae, whole genome shotgun sequence genome harbors these coding sequences:
- the BNAC05G35550D gene encoding uncharacterized protein BNAC05G35550D isoform X4: MDESLQLLPAVESLDLSRNKFAKVDNLRRCSKLKHLDLGFNQLRKISHLSEVSCHLVKLVLRNNALTTLRGIENLKSLEGLDVSFNIISDFSELEFLGSLSFLTDLWLEGNPFCCARWYRANVLSYVARPNDLKLDGKQIGNREFWKRQVVVTRRKTQPASYGFYSPAREEADDEGSFNRKKSQAKIYRLASIDTEEESTYVNSDQEFASCELETQSKEENIKSDHEDDIFGLISKVEKLKKERSVLWLREVKEWMDHPSEDFVDVRKDGWSIDSEKKYYTKNGKNPKHHKEALRNPPGPLPGFQITDLNQKDQAYLLDGKPDEKGNISTLDATHHITGSFSPSTYMQSPPHYQKDVLHRRHNLVEEILQLSADSYSVASSDSSSSCSENENYDSEQSNPEQDMLVDHLSENSPGEEILGSEKGTSLLDSQPEKSSIIKTWRIDESFKAKTNNIISGLHNSELASGVNHIYNWFDKRKSKRKPKKRVVTLLVDNSVISSGETSHRSDADISDSVEDGCVSDHLQEGSLTMGCNSKRTTRFWGAEKTPEVMGGLVDEYITTTLSDSSIDETCRTYVCCDCILRQESTYTQQEVVLLRSSQDKLFVLFVDVSTDSQDRNLSLLCSHAINDIQDVSVGLGLQVVRLRFKEGTEYIFKTESIEKTTVLLNITKVLDSQATESKCLGSLENIQMEMFEKEICGGLKLSIFQYSVLQFQRSTLGEMSWLPRSLFVVDGHLFICIEDFRQLSSPPKDTSSAPYFSLDSSCSISDIFEMAIESRGSSCLSLKIKQKNSTFQARPNRTATSATWKLKLFSIDCVLKFVSLVKGLHPDSPEFPLLVRHLG, translated from the exons ATGGATGAGTCGTTGCAACTTCTCCCAGCTGTTGAGTCGCTTGATCTGAGTCGGAACAAGTTTGCGAAGGTGGATAATCTTCGGAGATGTTCCAAGCTGAAACACCTTGATCTAGGTTTCAATCAACTCAGAAAAATCTCTCACTTGAGCGAG GTATCATGTCACCTTGTTAAACTTGTTTTGAGGAACAACGCTCTAACTACATTGCGTGGGATTGAGAATTTGAAGTCACTTGAAGGCCTTGATGTTTCCTTCAATATTATTTCAGACTTCTCAGAATTGGAATTCCTTGGGAGTCTTTCATTCTTGACAGACTTGTGGCTGGAAGGAAATCCGTTTTGCTGTGCTCGATGGTACAGGGCAAATGTCCTCAGCTACGTTGCTCGTCCAAATGAT TTAAAGCTAGATGGCAAACAAATTGGGAATAGAGAATTTTGGAAGAGGCAGGTTGTTGTTACCCGTAGGAAAACTCAGCCTGCTAGCTATGGGTTCTACTCTCCGGCTAGAGAGGAAGCTGATGATGAAGGAAGCTTCAATAGAAAAAAG TCACAGGCGAAAATCTACCGGCTCGCGTCTATTGACACTGAGGAAGAGAGTACTTATGTAAATTCTGACCAAGAGTTTGCTTCATGTGAACTCGAGACTCAAAGCAAAGAGGAGAATATCAAGTCCGATCACGAAGATGATATCTTTGGTCTAATAAGTAAAGTTGAAAAGTTGAAGAAAGAACGTTCGGTTCTTTGGCTGCGAGAGGTTAAGGAGTGGATGGATCATCCGTCAGAGGATTTTGTGGATGTCAGAAAAGACGGCTGGAGTATTGATTCAGAGAAAAAGTACTACACAAAGAATGGAAAAAACCCGAAGCATCACAAGGAAGCATTGAGAAATCCACCAGGGCCTTTACCCGGTTTCCAAATTACAGATCTAAATCAGAAGGATCAAGCATATCTTCTTGATGGGAAGCCAGATGAAAAAGGAAACATATCAACATTGGATGCTACTCACCATATAACAGGATCATTTTCACCCTCAACATATATGCAATCACCCCCTCACTACCAAAAGGATGTCTTACACCGACGTCATAACCTGGTGGAAGAAATCTTGCAGCTATCAGCAGATTCTTACTCAGTAGCATCGTCTGATAGCTCGAGCAGCTGCagtgaaaatgaaaattatgaCTCTGAGCAATCAAATCCTGAACAAGATATGTTGGTGGATCATCTTAGTGAGAATAGCCCCGGCGAGGAGATTCTGGGATCTGAAAAAGGCACAAGCTTGCTTGATTCTCAACCAGAAAAAAGTAGCATAATAAAGACTTGGAGGATAGATGAATCGTTCAAAGCAAAGACCAATAATATTATTTCTGGACTACATAATAGTGAGCTTGCTTCCGGTgttaatcatatttataattgGTTTGACAAAAGGAAAAGCAAGAGGAAGCCTAAAAAGAGAGTTGTTACTCTATTGGTGGATAATAGTGTCATAAGTAGCGGAGAAACATCTCATAGAAGTGATGCTGATATCAGTGATTCTGTTGAAGATGGGTGTGTTTCTGATCATTTGCAAGAAGGTTCATTGACTATGGGTTGTAATAGTAAGAGAACTACTAGATTTTGGGGTGCTGAAAAAACCCCTGAAGTAATGGGTGGTTTAGTGGACGAGTATATTACAACAACGCTGTCAGATTCCAGCATTGATGAGACTTGTAGGACTTACGTATGTTGTGATTGCATACTACGGCAAGAATCCACCTACACGCAACA GGAAGTAGTGTTGCTGCGGAGTAGCCAAGATAAATTGTTTGTGCTGTTCGTGGATGTTTCTACTGATTCACAAG ACAGAAATTTAAGTTTATTGTGTTCGCATGCTATAAATGATATACAAGATGTCTCAGTTGGGCTAGGACTTCAAGTTGTGAG GCTACGCTTTAAGGAGGGCACGGAGTACATTTTCAAAACAGAGAGCATCGAGAAAACAACAGTTTTACTCAATATCACTAAAGTGTTGGATTCTCAAGCTACGGAATCTAAATGTTTGGGAAG TTTGGAGAATATTCAAATGGAAATGTTTGAGAAAGAAATATGTGGTGGTTTAAAGCTGAGTATATTCCAGTATAGTGTTCTCCAGTTTCAGAGAAGCACTCTTGGAG AGATGTCATGGCTTCCACGGTCACTATTTGTGGTAGATGGACATCTTTTCATATGCATTGAAGACTTCAGGCAGCTGAGTTCTCcgccaaaggatacttcttcggcTCCATATTTCTCACTTGACTCAAGCTGCTCCATCTCCGACATTTTTGAGATG GCTATTGAATCCCGGGGAAGCTCATGCTTGTCACTGAAGATCAAGCAGAAGAATTCCACATTTCAAGCAAGGCCAAACAGAACAGCGACTTCCGCAACATGGAAGCTCAAATTATTCAGCATCGACTGTGTACTCAAATTTGTGTCTCTAGTCAAAGGACTTCACCCGGATTCACCAGAATTCCCGTTGCTCGTAAGGCATTTGGGGTAG
- the BNAC05G35550D gene encoding uncharacterized protein BNAC05G35550D isoform X3, translated as MIAVRFVISSGRFKNKDALRHVFASRIAEIKDSPQWNKLAFVSCACNRLLLMDESLQLLPAVESLDLSRNKFAKVDNLRRCSKLKHLDLGFNQLRKISHLSEVSCHLVKLVLRNNALTTLRGIENLKSLEGLDVSFNIISDFSELEFLGSLSFLTDLWLEGNPFCCARWYRANVLSYVARPNDLKLDGKQIGNREFWKRQVVVTRRKTQPASYGFYSPAREEADDEGSFNRKKSQAKIYRLASIDTEEESTYVNSDQEFASCELETQSKEENIKSDHEDDIFGLISKVEKLKKERSVLWLREVKEWMDHPSEDFVDVRKDGWSIDSEKKYYTKNGKNPKHHKEALRNPPGPLPGFQITDLNQKDQAYLLDGKPDEKGNISTLDATHHITGSFSPSTYMQSPPHYQKDVLHRRHNLVEEILQLSADSYSVASSDSSSSCSENENYDSEQSNPEQDMLVDHLSENSPGEEILGSEKGTSLLDSQPEKSSIIKTWRIDESFKAKTNNIISGLHNSELASGVNHIYNWFDKRKSKRKPKKRVVTLLVDNSVISSGETSHRSDADISDSVEDGCVSDHLQEGSLTMGCNSKRTTRFWGAEKTPEVMGGLVDEYITTTLSDSSIDETCRTYVCCDCILRQESTYTQQEVVLLRSSQDKLFVLFVDVSTDSQDRNLSLLCSHAINDIQDVSVGLGLQVVRLRFKEGTEYIFKTESIEKTTVLLNITKVLDSQATESKCLGSLENIQMEMFEKEICGGLKLSIFQYSVLQFQRSTLGEMSWLPRSLFVVDGHLFICIEDFRQLSSPPKDTSSAPYFSLDSSCSISDIFEMAIESRGSSCLSLKIKQKNSTFQARPNRTATSATWKLKLFSIDCVLKFVSLVKGLHPDSPEFPLLVRHLG; from the exons ATGATCGCTGTGAGGTTTGTCATTTCTTCAGGACGTTTCAAGAACAAG GATGCGTTGCGGCATGTGTTTGCTAGTAGAATCGCCGAGATAAAGGATTCACCACAGTGGAATAAGTTGGCTTTCGTTTCTTGCGCTTGTAACCGTCTCTTGCTCATGGATGAGTCGTTGCAACTTCTCCCAGCTGTTGAGTCGCTTGATCTGAGTCGGAACAAGTTTGCGAAGGTGGATAATCTTCGGAGATGTTCCAAGCTGAAACACCTTGATCTAGGTTTCAATCAACTCAGAAAAATCTCTCACTTGAGCGAG GTATCATGTCACCTTGTTAAACTTGTTTTGAGGAACAACGCTCTAACTACATTGCGTGGGATTGAGAATTTGAAGTCACTTGAAGGCCTTGATGTTTCCTTCAATATTATTTCAGACTTCTCAGAATTGGAATTCCTTGGGAGTCTTTCATTCTTGACAGACTTGTGGCTGGAAGGAAATCCGTTTTGCTGTGCTCGATGGTACAGGGCAAATGTCCTCAGCTACGTTGCTCGTCCAAATGAT TTAAAGCTAGATGGCAAACAAATTGGGAATAGAGAATTTTGGAAGAGGCAGGTTGTTGTTACCCGTAGGAAAACTCAGCCTGCTAGCTATGGGTTCTACTCTCCGGCTAGAGAGGAAGCTGATGATGAAGGAAGCTTCAATAGAAAAAAG TCACAGGCGAAAATCTACCGGCTCGCGTCTATTGACACTGAGGAAGAGAGTACTTATGTAAATTCTGACCAAGAGTTTGCTTCATGTGAACTCGAGACTCAAAGCAAAGAGGAGAATATCAAGTCCGATCACGAAGATGATATCTTTGGTCTAATAAGTAAAGTTGAAAAGTTGAAGAAAGAACGTTCGGTTCTTTGGCTGCGAGAGGTTAAGGAGTGGATGGATCATCCGTCAGAGGATTTTGTGGATGTCAGAAAAGACGGCTGGAGTATTGATTCAGAGAAAAAGTACTACACAAAGAATGGAAAAAACCCGAAGCATCACAAGGAAGCATTGAGAAATCCACCAGGGCCTTTACCCGGTTTCCAAATTACAGATCTAAATCAGAAGGATCAAGCATATCTTCTTGATGGGAAGCCAGATGAAAAAGGAAACATATCAACATTGGATGCTACTCACCATATAACAGGATCATTTTCACCCTCAACATATATGCAATCACCCCCTCACTACCAAAAGGATGTCTTACACCGACGTCATAACCTGGTGGAAGAAATCTTGCAGCTATCAGCAGATTCTTACTCAGTAGCATCGTCTGATAGCTCGAGCAGCTGCagtgaaaatgaaaattatgaCTCTGAGCAATCAAATCCTGAACAAGATATGTTGGTGGATCATCTTAGTGAGAATAGCCCCGGCGAGGAGATTCTGGGATCTGAAAAAGGCACAAGCTTGCTTGATTCTCAACCAGAAAAAAGTAGCATAATAAAGACTTGGAGGATAGATGAATCGTTCAAAGCAAAGACCAATAATATTATTTCTGGACTACATAATAGTGAGCTTGCTTCCGGTgttaatcatatttataattgGTTTGACAAAAGGAAAAGCAAGAGGAAGCCTAAAAAGAGAGTTGTTACTCTATTGGTGGATAATAGTGTCATAAGTAGCGGAGAAACATCTCATAGAAGTGATGCTGATATCAGTGATTCTGTTGAAGATGGGTGTGTTTCTGATCATTTGCAAGAAGGTTCATTGACTATGGGTTGTAATAGTAAGAGAACTACTAGATTTTGGGGTGCTGAAAAAACCCCTGAAGTAATGGGTGGTTTAGTGGACGAGTATATTACAACAACGCTGTCAGATTCCAGCATTGATGAGACTTGTAGGACTTACGTATGTTGTGATTGCATACTACGGCAAGAATCCACCTACACGCAACA GGAAGTAGTGTTGCTGCGGAGTAGCCAAGATAAATTGTTTGTGCTGTTCGTGGATGTTTCTACTGATTCACAAG ACAGAAATTTAAGTTTATTGTGTTCGCATGCTATAAATGATATACAAGATGTCTCAGTTGGGCTAGGACTTCAAGTTGTGAG GCTACGCTTTAAGGAGGGCACGGAGTACATTTTCAAAACAGAGAGCATCGAGAAAACAACAGTTTTACTCAATATCACTAAAGTGTTGGATTCTCAAGCTACGGAATCTAAATGTTTGGGAAG TTTGGAGAATATTCAAATGGAAATGTTTGAGAAAGAAATATGTGGTGGTTTAAAGCTGAGTATATTCCAGTATAGTGTTCTCCAGTTTCAGAGAAGCACTCTTGGAG AGATGTCATGGCTTCCACGGTCACTATTTGTGGTAGATGGACATCTTTTCATATGCATTGAAGACTTCAGGCAGCTGAGTTCTCcgccaaaggatacttcttcggcTCCATATTTCTCACTTGACTCAAGCTGCTCCATCTCCGACATTTTTGAGATG GCTATTGAATCCCGGGGAAGCTCATGCTTGTCACTGAAGATCAAGCAGAAGAATTCCACATTTCAAGCAAGGCCAAACAGAACAGCGACTTCCGCAACATGGAAGCTCAAATTATTCAGCATCGACTGTGTACTCAAATTTGTGTCTCTAGTCAAAGGACTTCACCCGGATTCACCAGAATTCCCGTTGCTCGTAAGGCATTTGGGGTAG
- the BNAC05G35550D gene encoding uncharacterized protein BNAC05G35550D isoform X1 — protein sequence MAVVTGDRYLENLEKFLEENTDSLIDATDVLKLNPAGLYYVHLRLESLREVERMLSGAPVDYLRAYVSDIGDYRALEQLRRILRLLPSLKVVSSLPSPARDPTPLSLLPFARLKVLELRGCDLSTSSAKGLLELRHTLEKLICHNSTDALRHVFASRIAEIKDSPQWNKLAFVSCACNRLLLMDESLQLLPAVESLDLSRNKFAKVDNLRRCSKLKHLDLGFNQLRKISHLSEVSCHLVKLVLRNNALTTLRGIENLKSLEGLDVSFNIISDFSELEFLGSLSFLTDLWLEGNPFCCARWYRANVLSYVARPNDLKLDGKQIGNREFWKRQVVVTRRKTQPASYGFYSPAREEADDEGSFNRKKSQAKIYRLASIDTEEESTYVNSDQEFASCELETQSKEENIKSDHEDDIFGLISKVEKLKKERSVLWLREVKEWMDHPSEDFVDVRKDGWSIDSEKKYYTKNGKNPKHHKEALRNPPGPLPGFQITDLNQKDQAYLLDGKPDEKGNISTLDATHHITGSFSPSTYMQSPPHYQKDVLHRRHNLVEEILQLSADSYSVASSDSSSSCSENENYDSEQSNPEQDMLVDHLSENSPGEEILGSEKGTSLLDSQPEKSSIIKTWRIDESFKAKTNNIISGLHNSELASGVNHIYNWFDKRKSKRKPKKRVVTLLVDNSVISSGETSHRSDADISDSVEDGCVSDHLQEGSLTMGCNSKRTTRFWGAEKTPEVMGGLVDEYITTTLSDSSIDETCRTYVCCDCILRQESTYTQQEVVLLRSSQDKLFVLFVDVSTDSQDRNLSLLCSHAINDIQDVSVGLGLQVVRLRFKEGTEYIFKTESIEKTTVLLNITKVLDSQATESKCLGSLENIQMEMFEKEICGGLKLSIFQYSVLQFQRSTLGEMSWLPRSLFVVDGHLFICIEDFRQLSSPPKDTSSAPYFSLDSSCSISDIFEMAIESRGSSCLSLKIKQKNSTFQARPNRTATSATWKLKLFSIDCVLKFVSLVKGLHPDSPEFPLLVRHLG from the exons ATGGCGGTCGTGACGGGAGATCGATACCTCGAGAACCTCGAGAAGTTCCTCGAAGAAAACACCGATTCGCTCATCGACGCCACCGATGTCCTCAAGCTAAACCCCGCGGGGCTTTACTACGTTCATCTCCGCCTCGAATCTCTCCGCGAAGTCGAGCGTATGCTCTCCGGAGCTCCCGTCGACTATCTCCGCGCCTACGTCTCCGATATCGGTGATTACCGCGCCCTTGAGCAGCTCCGACGTATCCTCCGCCTCCTCCCTTCTCTGAAAGTCGTCTCCTCGCTTCCTTCGCCGGCTCGTGATCCCACGCCGCTCTCTCTTCTTCCCTTTGCGAGGCTTAAGGTCTTGGAGCTGCGCGGGTGTGATTTGTCCACTTCGTCTGCTAAGGGATTGCTCGAACTCAGGCACACCTTGGAGAAGTTGATCTGCCACAATTCCACT GATGCGTTGCGGCATGTGTTTGCTAGTAGAATCGCCGAGATAAAGGATTCACCACAGTGGAATAAGTTGGCTTTCGTTTCTTGCGCTTGTAACCGTCTCTTGCTCATGGATGAGTCGTTGCAACTTCTCCCAGCTGTTGAGTCGCTTGATCTGAGTCGGAACAAGTTTGCGAAGGTGGATAATCTTCGGAGATGTTCCAAGCTGAAACACCTTGATCTAGGTTTCAATCAACTCAGAAAAATCTCTCACTTGAGCGAG GTATCATGTCACCTTGTTAAACTTGTTTTGAGGAACAACGCTCTAACTACATTGCGTGGGATTGAGAATTTGAAGTCACTTGAAGGCCTTGATGTTTCCTTCAATATTATTTCAGACTTCTCAGAATTGGAATTCCTTGGGAGTCTTTCATTCTTGACAGACTTGTGGCTGGAAGGAAATCCGTTTTGCTGTGCTCGATGGTACAGGGCAAATGTCCTCAGCTACGTTGCTCGTCCAAATGAT TTAAAGCTAGATGGCAAACAAATTGGGAATAGAGAATTTTGGAAGAGGCAGGTTGTTGTTACCCGTAGGAAAACTCAGCCTGCTAGCTATGGGTTCTACTCTCCGGCTAGAGAGGAAGCTGATGATGAAGGAAGCTTCAATAGAAAAAAG TCACAGGCGAAAATCTACCGGCTCGCGTCTATTGACACTGAGGAAGAGAGTACTTATGTAAATTCTGACCAAGAGTTTGCTTCATGTGAACTCGAGACTCAAAGCAAAGAGGAGAATATCAAGTCCGATCACGAAGATGATATCTTTGGTCTAATAAGTAAAGTTGAAAAGTTGAAGAAAGAACGTTCGGTTCTTTGGCTGCGAGAGGTTAAGGAGTGGATGGATCATCCGTCAGAGGATTTTGTGGATGTCAGAAAAGACGGCTGGAGTATTGATTCAGAGAAAAAGTACTACACAAAGAATGGAAAAAACCCGAAGCATCACAAGGAAGCATTGAGAAATCCACCAGGGCCTTTACCCGGTTTCCAAATTACAGATCTAAATCAGAAGGATCAAGCATATCTTCTTGATGGGAAGCCAGATGAAAAAGGAAACATATCAACATTGGATGCTACTCACCATATAACAGGATCATTTTCACCCTCAACATATATGCAATCACCCCCTCACTACCAAAAGGATGTCTTACACCGACGTCATAACCTGGTGGAAGAAATCTTGCAGCTATCAGCAGATTCTTACTCAGTAGCATCGTCTGATAGCTCGAGCAGCTGCagtgaaaatgaaaattatgaCTCTGAGCAATCAAATCCTGAACAAGATATGTTGGTGGATCATCTTAGTGAGAATAGCCCCGGCGAGGAGATTCTGGGATCTGAAAAAGGCACAAGCTTGCTTGATTCTCAACCAGAAAAAAGTAGCATAATAAAGACTTGGAGGATAGATGAATCGTTCAAAGCAAAGACCAATAATATTATTTCTGGACTACATAATAGTGAGCTTGCTTCCGGTgttaatcatatttataattgGTTTGACAAAAGGAAAAGCAAGAGGAAGCCTAAAAAGAGAGTTGTTACTCTATTGGTGGATAATAGTGTCATAAGTAGCGGAGAAACATCTCATAGAAGTGATGCTGATATCAGTGATTCTGTTGAAGATGGGTGTGTTTCTGATCATTTGCAAGAAGGTTCATTGACTATGGGTTGTAATAGTAAGAGAACTACTAGATTTTGGGGTGCTGAAAAAACCCCTGAAGTAATGGGTGGTTTAGTGGACGAGTATATTACAACAACGCTGTCAGATTCCAGCATTGATGAGACTTGTAGGACTTACGTATGTTGTGATTGCATACTACGGCAAGAATCCACCTACACGCAACA GGAAGTAGTGTTGCTGCGGAGTAGCCAAGATAAATTGTTTGTGCTGTTCGTGGATGTTTCTACTGATTCACAAG ACAGAAATTTAAGTTTATTGTGTTCGCATGCTATAAATGATATACAAGATGTCTCAGTTGGGCTAGGACTTCAAGTTGTGAG GCTACGCTTTAAGGAGGGCACGGAGTACATTTTCAAAACAGAGAGCATCGAGAAAACAACAGTTTTACTCAATATCACTAAAGTGTTGGATTCTCAAGCTACGGAATCTAAATGTTTGGGAAG TTTGGAGAATATTCAAATGGAAATGTTTGAGAAAGAAATATGTGGTGGTTTAAAGCTGAGTATATTCCAGTATAGTGTTCTCCAGTTTCAGAGAAGCACTCTTGGAG AGATGTCATGGCTTCCACGGTCACTATTTGTGGTAGATGGACATCTTTTCATATGCATTGAAGACTTCAGGCAGCTGAGTTCTCcgccaaaggatacttcttcggcTCCATATTTCTCACTTGACTCAAGCTGCTCCATCTCCGACATTTTTGAGATG GCTATTGAATCCCGGGGAAGCTCATGCTTGTCACTGAAGATCAAGCAGAAGAATTCCACATTTCAAGCAAGGCCAAACAGAACAGCGACTTCCGCAACATGGAAGCTCAAATTATTCAGCATCGACTGTGTACTCAAATTTGTGTCTCTAGTCAAAGGACTTCACCCGGATTCACCAGAATTCCCGTTGCTCGTAAGGCATTTGGGGTAG
- the BNAC05G35550D gene encoding uncharacterized protein BNAC05G35550D isoform X2, which yields MIAVRFVISSGRFKNKVDDALRHVFASRIAEIKDSPQWNKLAFVSCACNRLLLMDESLQLLPAVESLDLSRNKFAKVDNLRRCSKLKHLDLGFNQLRKISHLSEVSCHLVKLVLRNNALTTLRGIENLKSLEGLDVSFNIISDFSELEFLGSLSFLTDLWLEGNPFCCARWYRANVLSYVARPNDLKLDGKQIGNREFWKRQVVVTRRKTQPASYGFYSPAREEADDEGSFNRKKSQAKIYRLASIDTEEESTYVNSDQEFASCELETQSKEENIKSDHEDDIFGLISKVEKLKKERSVLWLREVKEWMDHPSEDFVDVRKDGWSIDSEKKYYTKNGKNPKHHKEALRNPPGPLPGFQITDLNQKDQAYLLDGKPDEKGNISTLDATHHITGSFSPSTYMQSPPHYQKDVLHRRHNLVEEILQLSADSYSVASSDSSSSCSENENYDSEQSNPEQDMLVDHLSENSPGEEILGSEKGTSLLDSQPEKSSIIKTWRIDESFKAKTNNIISGLHNSELASGVNHIYNWFDKRKSKRKPKKRVVTLLVDNSVISSGETSHRSDADISDSVEDGCVSDHLQEGSLTMGCNSKRTTRFWGAEKTPEVMGGLVDEYITTTLSDSSIDETCRTYVCCDCILRQESTYTQQEVVLLRSSQDKLFVLFVDVSTDSQDRNLSLLCSHAINDIQDVSVGLGLQVVRLRFKEGTEYIFKTESIEKTTVLLNITKVLDSQATESKCLGSLENIQMEMFEKEICGGLKLSIFQYSVLQFQRSTLGEMSWLPRSLFVVDGHLFICIEDFRQLSSPPKDTSSAPYFSLDSSCSISDIFEMAIESRGSSCLSLKIKQKNSTFQARPNRTATSATWKLKLFSIDCVLKFVSLVKGLHPDSPEFPLLVRHLG from the exons ATGATCGCTGTGAGGTTTGTCATTTCTTCAGGACGTTTCAAGAACAAGGTTGAT GATGCGTTGCGGCATGTGTTTGCTAGTAGAATCGCCGAGATAAAGGATTCACCACAGTGGAATAAGTTGGCTTTCGTTTCTTGCGCTTGTAACCGTCTCTTGCTCATGGATGAGTCGTTGCAACTTCTCCCAGCTGTTGAGTCGCTTGATCTGAGTCGGAACAAGTTTGCGAAGGTGGATAATCTTCGGAGATGTTCCAAGCTGAAACACCTTGATCTAGGTTTCAATCAACTCAGAAAAATCTCTCACTTGAGCGAG GTATCATGTCACCTTGTTAAACTTGTTTTGAGGAACAACGCTCTAACTACATTGCGTGGGATTGAGAATTTGAAGTCACTTGAAGGCCTTGATGTTTCCTTCAATATTATTTCAGACTTCTCAGAATTGGAATTCCTTGGGAGTCTTTCATTCTTGACAGACTTGTGGCTGGAAGGAAATCCGTTTTGCTGTGCTCGATGGTACAGGGCAAATGTCCTCAGCTACGTTGCTCGTCCAAATGAT TTAAAGCTAGATGGCAAACAAATTGGGAATAGAGAATTTTGGAAGAGGCAGGTTGTTGTTACCCGTAGGAAAACTCAGCCTGCTAGCTATGGGTTCTACTCTCCGGCTAGAGAGGAAGCTGATGATGAAGGAAGCTTCAATAGAAAAAAG TCACAGGCGAAAATCTACCGGCTCGCGTCTATTGACACTGAGGAAGAGAGTACTTATGTAAATTCTGACCAAGAGTTTGCTTCATGTGAACTCGAGACTCAAAGCAAAGAGGAGAATATCAAGTCCGATCACGAAGATGATATCTTTGGTCTAATAAGTAAAGTTGAAAAGTTGAAGAAAGAACGTTCGGTTCTTTGGCTGCGAGAGGTTAAGGAGTGGATGGATCATCCGTCAGAGGATTTTGTGGATGTCAGAAAAGACGGCTGGAGTATTGATTCAGAGAAAAAGTACTACACAAAGAATGGAAAAAACCCGAAGCATCACAAGGAAGCATTGAGAAATCCACCAGGGCCTTTACCCGGTTTCCAAATTACAGATCTAAATCAGAAGGATCAAGCATATCTTCTTGATGGGAAGCCAGATGAAAAAGGAAACATATCAACATTGGATGCTACTCACCATATAACAGGATCATTTTCACCCTCAACATATATGCAATCACCCCCTCACTACCAAAAGGATGTCTTACACCGACGTCATAACCTGGTGGAAGAAATCTTGCAGCTATCAGCAGATTCTTACTCAGTAGCATCGTCTGATAGCTCGAGCAGCTGCagtgaaaatgaaaattatgaCTCTGAGCAATCAAATCCTGAACAAGATATGTTGGTGGATCATCTTAGTGAGAATAGCCCCGGCGAGGAGATTCTGGGATCTGAAAAAGGCACAAGCTTGCTTGATTCTCAACCAGAAAAAAGTAGCATAATAAAGACTTGGAGGATAGATGAATCGTTCAAAGCAAAGACCAATAATATTATTTCTGGACTACATAATAGTGAGCTTGCTTCCGGTgttaatcatatttataattgGTTTGACAAAAGGAAAAGCAAGAGGAAGCCTAAAAAGAGAGTTGTTACTCTATTGGTGGATAATAGTGTCATAAGTAGCGGAGAAACATCTCATAGAAGTGATGCTGATATCAGTGATTCTGTTGAAGATGGGTGTGTTTCTGATCATTTGCAAGAAGGTTCATTGACTATGGGTTGTAATAGTAAGAGAACTACTAGATTTTGGGGTGCTGAAAAAACCCCTGAAGTAATGGGTGGTTTAGTGGACGAGTATATTACAACAACGCTGTCAGATTCCAGCATTGATGAGACTTGTAGGACTTACGTATGTTGTGATTGCATACTACGGCAAGAATCCACCTACACGCAACA GGAAGTAGTGTTGCTGCGGAGTAGCCAAGATAAATTGTTTGTGCTGTTCGTGGATGTTTCTACTGATTCACAAG ACAGAAATTTAAGTTTATTGTGTTCGCATGCTATAAATGATATACAAGATGTCTCAGTTGGGCTAGGACTTCAAGTTGTGAG GCTACGCTTTAAGGAGGGCACGGAGTACATTTTCAAAACAGAGAGCATCGAGAAAACAACAGTTTTACTCAATATCACTAAAGTGTTGGATTCTCAAGCTACGGAATCTAAATGTTTGGGAAG TTTGGAGAATATTCAAATGGAAATGTTTGAGAAAGAAATATGTGGTGGTTTAAAGCTGAGTATATTCCAGTATAGTGTTCTCCAGTTTCAGAGAAGCACTCTTGGAG AGATGTCATGGCTTCCACGGTCACTATTTGTGGTAGATGGACATCTTTTCATATGCATTGAAGACTTCAGGCAGCTGAGTTCTCcgccaaaggatacttcttcggcTCCATATTTCTCACTTGACTCAAGCTGCTCCATCTCCGACATTTTTGAGATG GCTATTGAATCCCGGGGAAGCTCATGCTTGTCACTGAAGATCAAGCAGAAGAATTCCACATTTCAAGCAAGGCCAAACAGAACAGCGACTTCCGCAACATGGAAGCTCAAATTATTCAGCATCGACTGTGTACTCAAATTTGTGTCTCTAGTCAAAGGACTTCACCCGGATTCACCAGAATTCCCGTTGCTCGTAAGGCATTTGGGGTAG